CGGGCGGTCGCTGGTCGCGGGTTTGGGCGGGATATCGGCCATGGCCGGTAATGTGCCGCCGCCTCCCCGTCGAGACAAGCCCGGCCGCCGCGAACCCCCGCCTTGCGCTTATTCCGGGTCCACGCCCTTCCAACTGATGCGCCAGATCGACTGGCTGGCATCGTCGGCCACGAGCAGGCTGCCATCGGGCGCCACGACCAGGCCGACGGGACGGCCGAAGACCTTGGGCGGATCGTTGCCGCCGATCCAGAACCCGGTCAGGAACGGCTCGTACCAGCCCTTGGGCCTGCCGTTGGCGAAGGGCACGCGCACCACCATGTAGCCCTGCGGCTTGCCGGCGTTCCAGGAGCCATGCAGGGCCACGAAGGCATCGCCGCGATACTCGGCGGGAAACTGCTTGCCGTCATAGAAGACGAGGCCCAGCGGCGCCGAATGCGACCGGAACAGCAGGTCCGGCTCGGTGACCTTGTCACCGCTCACGCCCGCGGGGATCTCGATGTCGGGCTGGCGGTGATTGCCGATATAGAAATAGGGCCAGCCATAGTCGGCGCCCTCCTGGATCCGGGTCAGATAATCCGGCACGAGCCCGTCGCCCAGCCCGTCGCGCTCGTTCACCACCGCATAGAGATCGTGGCTCCCAGGATAGAACGCCAGGCCGACCGGATTGCGGATGCCGGTGGCGACGGTCTTCTGATCGCTGCCATCGGCGGCAAAGCTCTGGATCGAGGCCCGCGGCAGGGGCTCGACCGCGACATTGGACTCCGAGCCGATCGCGACATAGATGCGCGATCCATCGGGGCTGAAGACGAGATTGCGGGTCCAATGGCCCTGCCCTTCGCCGAACGCGCCCTTCGCCGTGATGCGCGTGCGCGATGGCTTCGTCAGGGTCCCCTCGGGCTGGTAGGGCAATTTCCAGATGCCTTCGATGTCGGCCACATAGAGCATGCCGTCATGGAAGGCCATGCCATGCGGCCCGTGAAAACCGGCGGCAAGGATGCGGCTGGAATCGGCGACCCCGTCACCGTCGCTGTCGACGATTCGCGTGATCTGCCCGTCGCGGCCCTCGGAGAGCAGGACCGCGCCGTCGGGCGCGATCGCCAGCCAGCGCGCGCGATCGAAGCCCTTGGCGAAGAGATTGACGGCGAAGCCCGGCGGCAGCTGGAAAGGAGGATGATCCGATGCGGTCACCAGCTCCGAAAAATTGCCGACGGCCTCGGTCGCGTCGGGTGCGGGGAGCGTGGACGGGTCGAGCTGGATATGGGTGCCGGGCGGCTCCGACGGCGAGGCGGCGAAGGCCGCGCCCGAAAGGGTCAGGCCGGTCGCGAGGCAGAGAGCCCTGAAACCGGCGCCGATCGATATCGGGGAGTCCGCTGGCGTCATGTCCGTTTCCTGTCGGGTCGAGGATCCCGCATCCCCGACTATAGCGAGCGACGATCGGAGGCCAACCCGGCTCCGGCCGTGAAGCCGGGCCCGGTTTGTTGTATCAGAGACGGCAATCGCGACCCAATCCCAGCCAACGCCCCCTTCCCGACCCGGTTCCATGGCGCCGTCCCGCAAGACCCTGCCCACCGCCTTCGCCAGCCGGCGTGCCGCCTTCATCGGCGGCATGCGCGAATCGGCGAGCACGCCGGCGCTGGTGCTGGGCGCATCCTTTCTCGGATTCGGCTCGCTCTGCCGGCAGTCGGACTGGACCCTGCCGATGAGCCTGGCCTCCACCACCACCGGCTGGGCCCTGCCGGGCCAGATCACGCTGATCGAGCTCTATGGCGTCGGCGCGTCCGCCGCGGCCATCTTGCTCGCGGTATGGCTCTCGGGCCTGCGGCTGTTGCCGATGACGCTGTCGCTCATGCCCTTCCTGCGCCATCCCGGCACGCCGCGCTGGCGCTATTTCCTCGCCGCCCATTTCATCGCCATCACCGGCTGGGCCAACGGCATGCAGCGCTGTCCGGTGCTGCCCTCCGACCAGCGCCTGCCCTTCTTCATCGGCTTCGGCCTGGTGCTCTGGAGCTTCTCGCTCGTGGCCACGGCCGGCGGGTTCTTCATGGTCGAGTGGCTGCCGGCGACGGTCGGGCTCGGGCTCCTGTTCCTGAATCCGATCTATTTCCTGCTGGTGTTCTCGGTCGACCTGGCCCAGCGCGCCCGCGCCCTGCCGCTGATTCTCGGCGCCATCGCGGGGCCGCTGTTCCATCTCCTCTCGCCGAACTGGAGCCTGCTGCTGACGGGCCTCGTCGCCGGCAGCGCAAGCTTCCTGCTGGAGAAACCCGTGGCGCGCTGGATCGAGGCGCGCAAGACGATGCGGGCGACATCATGAGCGACAACGCAATCTGGCTGCTGATCGCGGGCGCCTTCGTCGTCACTTACATGTGGCGCGGGCTGGGCGTGGCGCTCGGCGGCGGCCTCAGCCTGGACGGACCGCTGTTCCGCTGGATCGCGGCCGTCGCCTACGCGATGCTGGCCGGGCTGATCGCGCGCATGATCCTGCTGCCGCTGGGCGCGCTGAGCGCGACGCCGATTGCCGAGCGACTGCTCGCGGCGGGCATCGCGCTCGCGGTCTTCTACTTCAGCCGGCGCAACATGCTGCTGGCGGTGTTTTCCGGCGCCGCCGCCCTGGTGCTGCTGCAGCTGATCGGCCTTTCATAACGTCCATGTGGGAAGCCGCGAAGGCCTGGGCCCGGTCGATCAAGCGGGACGTCGTCGCGATATGGCTGGCAGCGCGCGACCCGCGCATGCCCTGGTACGCGAAGGCGATCGCCGCCGCTGTCGCCGCCTATGCGCTGAGCCCGATCGATCTCATCCCGGATTTCATTCCGGTGCTGGGATATCTGGACGATCTCGTCATCGTCCCGCTCGGGATCCTGCTCGTGATTCGCCTGATACCGGCCGAGGTGATGGCCGAGTTCCGCCGAGAGGCCGAGCGCGCATCGAGCGGCCGGCCAGCCGCGTCGCGGCCGCCGCGATCTGGCTGGTCGCCGCCGGACTGATCCTCCGGTGGTCCTGGCCGCATCTCGCCGGATGAGCCGGGCGCAGCGGCGAAGGACATTCCTGCCGAGGGTTAGAACCCCGCCTGGATCTTCTCATAGTCGCGGTTGATGGCCTGCTCGAGTTCCGGCTGTTGCGGCCCTGCGAACTTGCCACGCGCCAGAATCTCCATCGGCTGCTTGGAGAGGCCACGCGCCACCAGGTCTTCCTCGGCAACGCCGTCGAAGCTCTTCTGGTTCGCATGGCCGTAACCAAACTCTTCGATGAGATACTTGCCGGCGCGGGGATCGATCATGGCGTCGATCAGATCGAGCGCCTTGTCGGGATGCGGCGCCTTCTTCAGCAGCACCAACCCGCAGCACCAGGTGAGAGCGCCCTCCTTCGGGTTAGCGAACTTCACCTTCACGCCCTGCTTCGTCAGGCCCAGCGGCGACTGGTTCCAGGTCATCGCCGCCACCACCTCGCCCGAAGCCAGCGCCTGCTCGACCTGGGTCGAATCGGAAGAATAGAAACGCAGAAGCGGGCGCTGCTTCACCAGAAGCGGATGCACCTTGTCGATGTCCGCCTGCGTGACCTCTTTCAGCACATCGACGCCGGCATAGATCGCGGCGCACCACCAAGCATCTTCGGCCGCCGCCATGGTGCCGAGCTTGCCCTTGTAGCGCTCGTCCCAGAGTAGGCCCCAGGATTCCTCCTGGCCTTGCAGATCGATCAGATCGGTGCGGTAGGTGATCGAGGTCTGGCCCCAATCGAACGGGATGAACCATTGCTGACCATCGGCGGTCGTGGTGGGCAAGGTCTTGAGCGGCGCGAACAGGTCGCCCCAGTTCGAGAGCTTGGTCGTATCGATGGGCGCCAGCATGCCGGCCTCGCGCCAGCGCCGGGTCATGGTGCTGCAGGGATGGGTCACATCGGCGATGAAGCCGCTGCGCAGCTTCTGCAGCGCCTCCTCGTTGTCGCCGAACACCGGTGTCTCCGGCGGCGCCCCATGCTTCTCGACATAAGCAGGAAAGAGATCGGGCGTGTTGTAGTCGGACCAGGTATAATAGATCACCTCGTCCGCCGCCGCAGCGCGGCGCGGCAGCATGGGAATCGTCACCATCGCCAGCCCGGCGGCCGCCAGAGCCTTGCCGAAGGCACGGCGATTCAGTCCGCGGGCCGTCAGCGTCTCCAGAAATGTCCGATCGCTCATGCTGTCCTCCCAAGATGGCTGTTGTCGATAGCGGGGGCGTGGCGCATAGGAGCGCGCAACGCCAATCTTAGCCCAGCCCCTACCGGGCGGAGCAAGCCCGGTGATCATGGCGGTGATGGTGGCCGCTAGGTCTTCTTCGCCGCGTCCTGCAACGCCTTGACGCCCGGCAGCGTCTTGCCTTCGAGCCATTCGAGGAAGGCACCGCCGGCGGTCGAGACATAGGTCAGCGCATTGACCACGCCGGCCTTGCCGAGGGCGGCGACCGTGTCGCCGCCGCCCGCGACCGAGAGCAGCCGTCCCTGGCGCGTCAGCTCGGCGACCTTCAGGGCGAGGCGCGTGGTCCCTTCGTCGAAGGGCGCCGTCTCGAACGCGCCCAGCGGCCCGTTCCAGACCAGCGTGCGGCAGCCTTCGAGGCGCCGGGCGATCGCATCGGCGGTGCGCGGGCCCACATCGAGGATCATCTGATCGGCCGGCACGGCGTCGATGTCGACGACATGGCTGTCAATGCCGGGCTCGAGCTTCGCCGCCACCGTCGCATCCTCCGGCAGGAGAATGTCGCAGCCGGCATCGCGCGCCTTCTTCAGCACGGCGCGCGCGGTCTCGGCCATGTCGCGCTCGGCGAGCGACTTGCCGATCGCCATGCCATTGGCGAAGAGGAAGGTGTTGGCCATGCCGCCGCCGATCACGAGCAGGTCGACCTTCTGCACCAGGTTGCCGAGGAGATCGAGCTTGGTCGAGACCTTGGCGCCGCCCACGATCGCGGCCACCGGGCGCTGCGGCGTTTCGAGCGCCTTGGTCAGGTGATCGAGCTCGGCCTGCATCAGGAGGCCGGCCGCGGCCGGCAGCAGATGCGCGATCCCCTCGGTCGAGGCATGGGCGCGATGGGCGCAGGAGAAGGCGTCGTTCACATAGAGATCGCCGAGCCGGGCGAGGGCCTTGGTGAAATCCGGATCGTTCTTCTCCTCGCCGGAATGGAAGCGGAGATTCTCGAGCAGCAGCACCTCGCCGTTCTTCAGGGCCGCGACCGCCTTCTCGGCGACGGGCCCGACGCAATCCTCGGCGAAGCCCACCTTGCGGCCGCCCAGCGCGGCGCCCAGGGCCTCGGCGATCGGGCGCAGCGACATCGACTCCACGCGCTTGCCGTCGGGCCGGCCGAAATGGGAGAGGATGATCACCTTGGCGGCGCGATCGATCAGGGCCTGGACCGTGGCCGAGGAGCGATCGATGCGGGTCGGATCGGTCACGCGGCCGTCCTTGACCGGCACATTGAGATCGAGGCGCAGCAGCACGCGTTTGCCGGCGACGTCGAGCTGATCGAGGGTGCGGAATTGAGCCATCGCGGGGGAAATCTCGCGTCTGTTGGGGGGCGCTGGCGGGACGGGGACCGGGATCGGGCCGGTGCCGGCGGCGGTGAGCGGCGGCATCATTCCCAAGGCGGCCGACAAATGCAATTGTGCCAGAACAGCTATACCAGAACAGCCTCGCGGAACGGGATCGGGGCCTGGACATCACGGGGCTGAGGGGAACTTTCGAATGGCCTACCAGACTGCCCTGATCACGGGCGCGTCCAGTGGAATCGGCGAGGCGATCGCGCGGGCCCTGCCGCCTTCCACCAACCTGCTGCTGACGGGCCGCGACCGGCCGAGGCTGCAGGCCCTCGCGGATTCCCTCGCCAGCAATGGCCGCTCGGTCGAACTGCAAACGGCCGATATCGGGACGGACGAGGGACTGAGCCGCCTGGTCGAGTGGGCCGAGCCCTATGAGCCCGATCTCCTGGTCAACAATGCCGGCTTCGGGCGCTTCGGCAACGCGCTTGCCGAGGCCGAGCCCGGCGAAAACGACGAAAGCATCGTCAAGGTCAATGTCCTGGCGCCGGTCACCCTCACCCGCGCCCTTGCCCCGGGCATGCTGAAGCGCGCTCGGGCGAACGGTCACCGCGCCGGTCTGATCTATGTGGCGAGCACGGTCGCGTTCTTCCCCATGCCCTATCTGGCGACCTATGCCGCCAGCAAGCATTTCCTGCGCGCCTATGTCGAGGCGATCGCGAACGAGCTGCGCCGCGAGCCGGTCGATCTCCTGGCGGTCTGTCCCGGCGTGACCCGGACGGCCTGGCTCGAGCGTGCCAACATGCCGGTCCCGCGCTTTGCCAGGATCGACGAGCCGGGGGATGTGGCGCGCGTGGCACTGGCCGCGATCGGCCGGCGCCCGGTGCAGATGGTGGGCTCGCAAGGCCATCTCGCCGCCTGTTTCGCCCGCTTCCTGCCGCGCCGGTTCGTGGTGGCGATGATGGGCCGGATGGCCGAAAACTGGGGCTGAGGCCCGCCGGCAGGCCGGCCGCCACCCTGTAGTATTCTGATATTATTATAAAATATGGATCTCCCCGCGGCGCCAAGGTCGATCAACCCTGGCGGCCCGATAGATTGCATTTAAGGAAAGCTTTTACGGCCTAGGCGCAAGGATGGACGGTTGCCACATTAGGGGCGGTGGGGCGCCGAGTCGTTTGGACCGGCGCCGCCCCACCACGGGACCTTTCCAGATCATGGCCACACCCGCATGACCGCTTCTCTGGTCTCGCCGCAAGCCGAGCCGGCGCCTCGCTGGCTCGCGAGCTATCCCGCGGATGTGGACTGGAATGCCGTGATCGAGCCGAAGCCGGTCTATGCGCTGCTCGATCATGCGGTCGCCACCTGGCCCCACCGCGTGGCGCTCGATTTCATGGGCCGTCGCACCCTCTATGCCGAGCTCGGCCGCCAGGTCGATCATGCCGCGAAGGGCCTCTCGGCCCTGGGCCTGGGGCCCGGCATGAAGCTCGGGCTCTTCCTGCCGAACTGCCCCTATTTCGTGGTGCTCTATTTCGCGGCGCTCAAGACCGGCGCCACGGTCGTCAACTACAATCCGCTCTATACGCCGCCCGAGGTGACGCGCCAGATCGAGGATTCCGAGACCGACATGATGGCGACCCTCGACTTGGCGCAGCTCTACAACAAGCTGGACCCGCTCCTCGCCAGCACGCGCCTCAAGCGGCTCATCGTCTGCTCGATGGCGGAGATCCTGCCCGCGCCCAAGCGCTGGCTCTATCAGATCGCGATGCGCCGCACGCTGGTGGATTGCCCGCGCGACGACCGCCATATCCGCTTCTCCGACCTGATCGCCAATGAGGGCGGGTTCGTCCCGCCGCCGATCGATCCGCTCCGGCAATTGGCCTTGCTGCAATATACCGGCGGCACGACCGGCATTCCGAAGGGCGCGATGCTGACCCATTCGAATGTCTATACCAACGCCGAGCAATGCCGCCTCTGGTTCCCGGTCGGCAATGGCGACAAGCCCGAGCAGGAGATCATGCTGGGCGTGCTGCCGCTGTTCCATGTCTTCGCCATGACCGTGGTGATGAATTGGAGCATCCGGGTCGGCGCCGAGATCGTGCTGCTGCCGCGCTTCGAGATGAAGGGCATGATGCAGACGATCACCAAGCGCAAGCCGACCGTCTTCGCCGGCGTGCCGACCCTGTTCAACGCGATCATCAACAATCCCAAGATCGCCAGCTACAAGATGGACTCGCTGCGTTTCTGCATCTCCGGCGGCGCGCCCCTGCCCGACGAGGTGCGCGCGCGGTTCGAGGGCATGACCCATGCCAAGCTGGTCGAGGGCTACGGCCTGTCCGAGACGTCGCCCGTCGTCTGCTGCAACCCGCCCTTCAGCGGCGGACGCCCCGGCTCGGTCGGGCTGCCCTATCCGAGAACCATCATCGAGATCCGGGACGCCGAACCGCCGCATCGGCTCCTGCCGCAGGGCGAGCGCGGCGAGATCTGCGTGCGCGGGCCGCAGGTGATGGCGGGCTATTGGAAGCGGCCGGACGAGACCGCGGCCAACACGGTCGACGGGGCCTTCCGCACCGGCGATGTCGGCTATATCGACACGGACGGCTATGTCTTCATCACCGACCGTCTCAAGGACATGATCAATGCCAGCGGCTACAAGGTCTATCCGCGCCTGATCGAGGAAGCGATCTATCGCCATCCCGATGTCGCGGATTGCGCCGTGATCGGCATGCCCGACCCCTATCGCGGCCAGACCGTGAAGGCTGTGATCGTGGCCAAGCCCGGCAAGACACTGACGGACAAGATCCTCATCGCGTTCCTCGCCGACAAGCTGTCGCCGATCGAGATGCCGACCGCCTTCGAGTTCCGCAGCTCCCTGCCCAAGACCGCCGTCGGCAAGATCGACAAGAAGGTCCTTCAAGCCGAGGCCACCGCCGAAAGGAAATCCGCATGACCCGCTCCGCCGTCATCGTCGGTTATGCCCGCACGCCCTTCCATTTCGCGCATAAGGGCGCGCTCGCCAGGGTGCGGCCGGACGATCTCGCCGCCACCGCGGTGAAGGCGCTCCTCCAGCGCACCGGCGTTCCCGCCGCCGATATCGAGGATCTGCAGATGGGCTGCGCCTTCCCCGAAGGCGAGCAGGGTTTCAACGTCGCGCGCCTCGTGGTGCTGCTCGCGGGCCTGCCGCAGAGCGTCGCCGGCGCCACGGTCAACCGCTTCTGCGGCTCCTCGATGCAGGGCATCCACACGGCGGCCGGCTCGATCGCCATGGGAGCGGGCGACGTCTTCATCTGCGCCGGCGTCGAATCGATGAGCCGCGTGCCGATGATGGGCTTCAACCCGATGCCCAACCCGGTTCTCGCGGACAAGGTGCCCGGCGCCTATATGGCGATGGGCATCACGGCCGAGAATCTGGTGCGGAAATACAAGATCGGCCGCGACCGCCAGGACGCCTTCTCGCTCTCCAGCCAGCAGAAGGCGAGCGCGGCGCAGGCCGCGGGCAAGCTCGATGCCGAGATCGTCCCGGTCGGCTCCGGCAACGACATCGTCGCCAAGGACGGCTGCATCCGCCCCGACAGCACGCTCGAAGGCCTCAAGGGCCTGAAGCCGGTGTTCGAGGCCGATGGCAGCGTCACCGCCGGCAGTTCCTCGCCTTTGACCGACGGCGCCTCGGCCGTGATGGTGACCTCGGAAGAATATGCCAAGGCCCATGGGCTGAAGATCCTGGCCCGCATCAAGAGCATCAGCGTCGCCGGTTGCGCACCGGAGATCATGGGCATCGGCCCGGTCGCCGCGACGAAGAAGGCGCTCGACCGCGCCAAGCTCAAGGTCGGCGATATCGATGTGATCGAGCTCAACGAGGCCTTCGCGGTGCAGGCGCTGGCCTGCGCCGACGAGCTCAAGCTCGACCTCGCCAAGACCAATATCGATGGCGGCGCCATCGCACTCGGCCATCCGCTGGGCGCCACGGGCGCGCGCATCACCGGCAAGGCCGCGCAGATCATGGCGCGCGAGGGCAAGAAATTCGCGCTCGCCACCCAATGCATCGGCGGCGGCCAGGGCATCGCCACCATCCTCGAGGCGGTCTGATCCATGGCGCCGCGCAAACCCGGCCAACCGGCCGAGCTTTCGATCCGCAAGGCGGCCGTCATCGGTGCCGGCGTGATGGGCAGCGGCATCGCCGCCCAGATCGCCAATGCCGGCGTCCCCGTGCTGCTGCTCGACATCGTGCCGAAGGACAAGGACGGCAAGCCGGCATCCGACCGCAGCGTCATCGCCAAGGGCGCGATCGAGAAGCTGCTCAAGACCGACCCGGCACCCCTGATGCTGCCGGCCAACGCCGCCCTCATCACGCCCGGCAACACCGAGGACGATCTGGGCCTCCTCGCAGATGTCGATTGGGTGGTCGAGGCGGTGCTCGAAAATCCCGAGATCAAGCGCTCGCTCTATCAGAAGATCGAGCCCTTGCGCAAAAAGGGCTCGGTGATCTCCTCCAACACTTCGACGATTCCGCTGGCGACGCTGATCGAGGGCATGCCCGAGAGCTTCGCGCGCGATTTCGTCATCACGCATTTCTTCAATCCGCCGCGCTATATGCGCCTCCTGGAGATCGTGTCGGGGCCGAAGACCAATCCCGATTCGCTGGCGGTGATCGAGGAGTTCGGCGACCGCGCGCTGGGCAAGGGCGTGGTGCGCTGCAAGGACACGCCGGGCTTCATCGCCAACCGCATCGGCGTCTATTGGATGCAGGCCGCGGTGACGGCGGCGCTCGATCTGGGGCTGACGGTCGAAGAGGCCGATGCCGTGATGGGCAAGCCGCTCGGCATTCCCAAGACCGGCGTGTTCGGCCTGCTCGACCTGACGGGCCTCGATCTCCAGCCGCATGTCGACAGCGCCATGGCGAAGTCGCTGCCCAAGGGCGACGACTATCTGCGCATCCGGCGCGACTTCCCCTTGATGACGAAGCTGATCGCCGACGGCTATACCGGCCGCAAGGGCAAGGGCGGCTTCTATCGCATGCAGCGCGACGAGCATGGCGGCAAGACGCTCGAAGCCATCAATCTCAAGACCGGCGAGTTCAAGCCCAAGATCGAGGCGCGGCTCGAGAGCGTCGAGGCCGGGCGCCAGGGCCTGCGCGCGGTGGTCGAGCATCCCGATCGCGGCGGGCAATATGCGTGGAAGGTGCTCTCGCAGCTCCTGCCCTACACCGCCTCGCTGGTGCCTGAGATCGCCGACGATATCGTCGCGGTCGATCGCGCCATGCAGATGGGCTATGCCTGGAAATGGGGCCCGTTCGAGCTGATCGACCGCATGGGCGCCGACTGGTTCGCCAAGCGCCTCGCGGCCGAAGGCAAGACGGTGCCGCCGCTTCTGGCCGCGGCCGCCAAGGCCGGCGGCTTCTACAAGATCGACGGCGGCAAGCTGCTCTATCTCGGCACCGACGGGAAACATCACCCGGTCGAGCGCCCCGAGGGCGTGCTGCTGCTGGAAGATATCAAGCGCGCGAGTCAGCCGGTGGCCGAGAACAGCTCGGCCAGCCTGTGGGATATCGGCGACGGCGTCGTCTGTCTCGAGTTCCACAGCAAGATGAACGCGCTCGACGACCAGATCCTGGGCCTGCTCAAGCAGTCGATCGGCATGGTCGCCAAGAAATACAAGGCGCTGGTGATCTATAACGAGGCCGAGCAGTTCTCGGTCGGCGCCAATCTGGGCTTGGCCTTGTTCGGCGCCAATATCGGCATGTGGCCGCTGATCGAGAATCTGGTGAGCGAAGGCCTCGCCACCCTGAAGGCGCTGAAATACGCGCCCTTCCCCTCGGTCGCGGCGCCGGCCGGCCTGGCGCTCGGCGGCGGCTGCGAGATCACGCTCCATGCGCGCGCCGTCGTCGCCCATGCCGAGAGCTATATCGGCCTGGTCGAGGTCGGTGTCGGCCTCATCCCCGGCTGGGGCGGCGCCAACGAGCTGCTCGAGCGCTACACCGTCGAGAAGGGCCGTCCCGGCGGACCGATGCCGCCCGTGACCAAGGCCTTCGAGACGATCTCGATGGCCAAGGTCTCCAAATCCGCGGCCGAGGCGCGCGAGCTGGGCTTCCTCCGCCCCACCGACGAGATCGTGATGAACCGCGAGCGGCTGCTGGCGGCGGCCAAGGCCCGCGCCTTGTCGATGGTCGCCGACTACAAGCCGCCGGAGGTTCCGGTCTTCACGCTCCCCGGCGCCACCGGCCGCACGGCGATCCGCCTCGCGGTCGACAATTTCGTCGCGGCCGGCAAGGCCATGCCGCATGACCGCGTCGTCGCCGAGGCGCTCGCCGATCTCCTCACCGGCGGCAAGGATGCCGATATCGAGGTCAAGACCGAGGAAGAGACCCTGCGCAAGCTCGCGGCCAAGGGCTTCATGAGCCTCATGCACACGGAGCCGACGCTCCAGCGCATGGAGCACATGCTCGAGACCGGCAAGCCGCTGCGGAATTGACGACGTGAGTTGCGAAATCGCGTCATCCCCCTCCCTAGCCCTCCCCCTCGAGGGGGGAGGGGACAGGCTTGCGACTCTTATCCCCTCCCCCGGCACGGGGGAGGGCCAGGGAGGGGGCTGCTCGGTGGTTCCACAGCGAAAAGTTCGCCTCTAGAGGAGCGCCTTCATGCCCGCTTACAAAGCCCCGCTTCGCGATATCCGCTTCGTGCTGCATGAGCTGCTGGACGACAGCAAGCTGACCGTGCTGCCGGGCTATGCCGAGGCGACGCCCGAGCTGGTCGACAGCGTGCTCGATGCCGCGGCCAGCTTCTGCGAGGAGCAGCTGGTGCCGCTGAACCGTCCCGGCGACGAGATCGGCTCGCAGCTCGCCAACGGCGTCGTGACGACGCCGCCCGGATTCAAGGAGGCCTACAAGGCTTTTGCGGAGGGTGGCTGGATCTCGCTCGCGAGCGATCCCGAATATGGCGGACAGGGCCTGCCCAAGCTGGTGAGCTTCGCGGTCGAGGAGATCATCTGCTCGGCCAATCTCTCCTTCGGCATGTTCCCCGGCCTCTCGAACGGCGCCTATAACGCGCTGGCGCTGCATGGCTCGGACGAGCTCAAGAGCTTCTATCTGCCCAAGCTCACCACCGGCGAATGGTCCGGTACCATGTGCCTGACCGAGCCGCAATGCGGCACCGATCTGGGCCTCGTGCGCACCAAGGCCGAGCCGCAGAGCGACGGCAGCTTCAAGATCACCGGCAACAAGATATTCATCTCGGCCGGCGAGCACGACCTCACCGACA
The nucleotide sequence above comes from Hypericibacter terrae. Encoded proteins:
- a CDS encoding 3-hydroxyacyl-CoA dehydrogenase/enoyl-CoA hydratase family protein, translated to MAPRKPGQPAELSIRKAAVIGAGVMGSGIAAQIANAGVPVLLLDIVPKDKDGKPASDRSVIAKGAIEKLLKTDPAPLMLPANAALITPGNTEDDLGLLADVDWVVEAVLENPEIKRSLYQKIEPLRKKGSVISSNTSTIPLATLIEGMPESFARDFVITHFFNPPRYMRLLEIVSGPKTNPDSLAVIEEFGDRALGKGVVRCKDTPGFIANRIGVYWMQAAVTAALDLGLTVEEADAVMGKPLGIPKTGVFGLLDLTGLDLQPHVDSAMAKSLPKGDDYLRIRRDFPLMTKLIADGYTGRKGKGGFYRMQRDEHGGKTLEAINLKTGEFKPKIEARLESVEAGRQGLRAVVEHPDRGGQYAWKVLSQLLPYTASLVPEIADDIVAVDRAMQMGYAWKWGPFELIDRMGADWFAKRLAAEGKTVPPLLAAAAKAGGFYKIDGGKLLYLGTDGKHHPVERPEGVLLLEDIKRASQPVAENSSASLWDIGDGVVCLEFHSKMNALDDQILGLLKQSIGMVAKKYKALVIYNEAEQFSVGANLGLALFGANIGMWPLIENLVSEGLATLKALKYAPFPSVAAPAGLALGGGCEITLHARAVVAHAESYIGLVEVGVGLIPGWGGANELLERYTVEKGRPGGPMPPVTKAFETISMAKVSKSAAEARELGFLRPTDEIVMNRERLLAAAKARALSMVADYKPPEVPVFTLPGATGRTAIRLAVDNFVAAGKAMPHDRVVAEALADLLTGGKDADIEVKTEEETLRKLAAKGFMSLMHTEPTLQRMEHMLETGKPLRN